In Fusobacterium perfoetens, one genomic interval encodes:
- the cas2 gene encoding CRISPR-associated endonuclease Cas2, whose amino-acid sequence MRLLIMFDLPMDTNMEKREYREFRHFLIENGFLMLQYSVYCRICTNQTMADNYMKKIEKFLPSDGSVRGLIITEKQYEKMKIFLGQKSKQERIITDKKIIIF is encoded by the coding sequence ATGCGACTTTTGATAATGTTCGATCTTCCGATGGATACTAATATGGAAAAAAGAGAATATAGGGAATTTCGACATTTTTTGATAGAAAATGGTTTTTTGATGCTTCAATATTCAGTTTATTGTAGAATTTGTACAAATCAAACAATGGCAGATAACTATATGAAAAAGATTGAAAAATTTCTTCCTAGTGATGGAAGTGTTAGAGGATTGATAATAACAGAAAAGCAATATGAAAAAATGAAAATATTTTTAGGACAAAAAAGCAAACAAGAAAGAATAATTACTGATAAAAAAATAATAATATTTTAA
- a CDS encoding MATE family efflux transporter — MSKIKVKSLVSLTIPIFLELLLITIVGNIDTLMLNHYSDKAVGAVGGISQVLNIQNVIFGFINLATSILCAQFIGARNKKKVQEVITVSLIVNLLLGLLMGALYFGFWELILQKINLPLELVDIGKTYFKLVGGLCVFQAVTLTCSAIMKSHGNPKPMLYVNMGVNILNIFGNGMFIFGWFGMPVLGATGVGISTVVSRFVGCIVGFLVMSKYCHFKFRKKFLKPFPFHIVKNILSIGIPTAGENFAWNVGQLMIMAMVNKMGPTMITSRTYLMLIANFVMTFSISLGHATAIQVGQLVGAREDDEAYRRCINSLKISILLAIVVTGTVVIFKRQIMEVFTKDEAILAASLVVFPFMFVLEVGRVFNIVIINSLHAAGDIKYPMAVGVGFVFLVAVLFSYILGIKFEMGLVGIWIANAADEWFRGIAMWFRWKSKKWKNKRFI, encoded by the coding sequence ATGAGTAAAATAAAAGTAAAATCACTAGTTTCATTGACAATACCTATTTTTTTAGAGCTTTTATTGATAACCATTGTAGGAAATATTGATACACTAATGTTAAATCATTATAGTGATAAAGCTGTTGGAGCAGTAGGAGGAATAAGCCAAGTTCTTAATATTCAAAATGTAATTTTTGGATTTATAAACCTTGCAACTTCTATTCTTTGTGCTCAGTTTATAGGTGCAAGAAATAAAAAGAAAGTTCAAGAGGTTATAACAGTATCTCTTATAGTAAATCTTTTGCTTGGACTTTTAATGGGAGCTTTATATTTTGGATTTTGGGAGCTTATATTACAAAAAATAAACCTTCCATTGGAGTTAGTAGATATAGGAAAAACATATTTTAAACTTGTTGGAGGGTTATGTGTATTCCAAGCTGTAACACTTACTTGTAGTGCAATAATGAAAAGTCACGGAAATCCAAAACCAATGCTTTATGTAAATATGGGAGTAAATATTTTAAATATTTTTGGTAATGGAATGTTTATATTTGGTTGGTTTGGAATGCCAGTTCTTGGGGCAACAGGAGTTGGAATTTCTACAGTAGTATCAAGATTTGTCGGTTGTATTGTTGGATTTTTAGTAATGAGTAAGTATTGTCATTTTAAATTTAGAAAGAAATTTTTAAAACCTTTCCCATTCCATATTGTAAAAAATATTCTTTCAATAGGTATTCCTACTGCTGGAGAAAACTTTGCTTGGAATGTGGGGCAGTTGATGATAATGGCTATGGTAAATAAAATGGGACCTACAATGATAACATCTCGTACTTATCTAATGCTTATAGCTAATTTCGTTATGACATTTTCAATATCTTTAGGACACGCCACGGCTATTCAAGTGGGGCAACTTGTAGGAGCTAGAGAAGATGATGAGGCTTATAGAAGATGTATCAATAGTTTAAAAATTTCTATTTTACTAGCAATAGTAGTTACAGGAACTGTGGTAATATTTAAAAGACAAATAATGGAAGTTTTTACAAAAGATGAGGCGATACTTGCTGCTTCTCTGGTAGTTTTTCCATTTATGTTTGTTTTAGAAGTTGGAAGAGTTTTTAATATTGTTATAATAAACTCACTTCACGCTGCTGGAGATATAAAATATCCAATGGCAGTTGGAGTAGGATTTGTATTTTTAGTAGCAGTTTTATTCTCATATATTTTAGGAATAAAATTTGAAATGGGACTTGTAGGAATTTGGATAGCCAATGCAGCTGATGAATGGTTCAGAGGTATTGCAATGTGGTTTAGATGGAAAAGTAAAAAATGGAAAAATAAAAGATTTATATAA
- a CDS encoding formate--tetrahydrofolate ligase encodes MKTDIQIAQEAKLLPISKIAEKLGLTEDDYEMYGKYKAKIDFNLLNRLSDKKDGKLVLVTAITPTPAGEGKSTVTVGLTQALNRMGYNSMAALREPSLGPVFGIKGGATGGGYSQVVPMEEINLHFTGDLHAIGVAHNLISAVIDNHIKFGNKLNIDITKITWKRVVDMNDRSLRNIVIGLGGSASGIPRENSFQITVASEIMASLCLANSLKDLKEKIARIIFAYDVNGKPLTVADLKITGAVTALLKDAIKPNLVQTLENTPVLIHGGPFANIAHGCNSLIATKMALKLSDYAITEAGFAADLGAEKFLDIKCRQGNLSPNCVVIVATVRALKHHGGAKDLGVENLEALSKGLENLDKHIENMKKYNLPVVVAMNRFLTDTEAEFDLIRNRCLEQGVPVALCDVWAKGGEGGEELAKLVLEAVENNHEQYKPLYDLSLSPKAKIETIVKEIYGGAGVTFSAKAKKMLTFIEENGYNELPICMSKTQKSLSDKANLLGRPSGFTVEINEIKMAAGAGFIIAMAGDIIDMPGLPKVPAAETIDIDEFGKISGLF; translated from the coding sequence ATGAAAACAGATATCCAAATAGCTCAAGAGGCAAAATTATTACCTATAAGTAAAATTGCTGAAAAATTAGGTCTTACAGAAGATGACTATGAAATGTATGGAAAATACAAAGCAAAAATTGACTTTAATCTTTTAAACAGATTATCTGATAAAAAAGATGGAAAATTAGTTCTTGTAACTGCTATCACTCCTACACCAGCTGGAGAAGGAAAATCAACTGTTACAGTAGGACTTACACAAGCTCTAAACAGAATGGGATATAATTCAATGGCAGCTCTTAGAGAACCATCACTTGGACCTGTATTCGGAATAAAAGGTGGAGCAACAGGTGGAGGATATTCTCAAGTAGTTCCAATGGAAGAAATCAACTTACACTTCACTGGAGATTTACATGCTATCGGTGTAGCTCATAACCTTATCTCTGCAGTAATAGACAACCATATTAAATTTGGAAATAAATTAAATATTGATATAACAAAAATAACTTGGAAAAGAGTTGTAGATATGAACGACAGATCTTTGAGAAATATAGTTATTGGTCTTGGAGGTTCTGCTTCTGGAATTCCTAGAGAAAACTCTTTCCAAATAACAGTTGCATCAGAAATTATGGCATCTTTATGTCTTGCTAATTCTTTAAAAGATTTAAAAGAAAAAATTGCTAGAATAATTTTTGCTTATGATGTAAATGGAAAACCACTTACAGTAGCTGATTTAAAAATTACTGGAGCTGTAACAGCATTATTAAAAGATGCTATAAAACCAAACTTAGTTCAAACTCTTGAAAATACTCCAGTACTTATCCACGGAGGACCATTTGCAAATATAGCTCATGGATGTAACTCTTTAATCGCTACAAAAATGGCTTTAAAATTGAGTGACTACGCAATTACAGAAGCTGGATTTGCTGCTGACTTAGGAGCTGAAAAATTCTTAGATATTAAATGTAGACAAGGAAATCTTTCTCCTAACTGCGTTGTAATAGTTGCTACAGTTAGAGCTCTAAAACACCACGGTGGAGCAAAAGATTTAGGAGTAGAAAACTTAGAAGCACTATCTAAAGGTTTAGAAAACTTAGACAAACATATTGAAAATATGAAAAAATACAATCTTCCAGTTGTTGTTGCAATGAATAGATTCTTAACAGACACTGAAGCTGAATTTGATTTAATAAGAAATAGATGCCTTGAACAAGGTGTTCCAGTTGCTCTTTGTGATGTATGGGCAAAAGGTGGAGAAGGTGGAGAAGAACTTGCCAAATTAGTTCTTGAAGCTGTTGAAAATAACCACGAACAATACAAACCACTATATGATTTATCTCTTTCTCCAAAAGCTAAAATTGAAACAATAGTTAAAGAAATATATGGTGGAGCTGGAGTTACATTCTCTGCAAAAGCTAAGAAAATGTTAACATTCATCGAAGAAAATGGATATAACGAACTTCCAATCTGTATGTCAAAAACTCAAAAATCTTTATCAGATAAAGCTAACTTATTAGGTAGACCAAGTGGATTTACTGTTGAAATCAACGAAATCAAAATGGCTGCTGGAGCTGGATTTATTATTGCTATGGCTGGAGATATTATCGATATGCCAGGACTTCCAAAAGTACCAGCTGCTGAAACAATAGATATTGATGAATTTGGAAAAATCTCTGGATTATTCTAA
- a CDS encoding alanine/glycine:cation symporter family protein — protein MENFNLLVQNVSGFVWNKVLILLLIGTGIFFTVVLKFIQVRKFGEGYKRAVKGVNLNGESAGADGMSSFQSLATAIAAQVGTGNLAGAATAIASGGPGAIFWMWVSAFFGMATVYAEAVLGQLYKQRVDGEIVGGPAYYISEGLGKNRFSKGLAIFFALSCVLALSFMGNAVQANSIASAFSNVLSIKPIYIGIPIAIVSGFIFWGGTQRIASFTEKVVPIMAGLYVGASILIIIFNFSQVIPAFKMIITGAFNPSAVLGGATGITIKEAVRFGVARGLFSNEAGMGSTPHAHAVAKVDKPSHQGSVAIITVFIDTFVVLNCTAFVIIMTGGVGSGFTGITLTQLAFNKVLGSYGGIFIAICLFFFALSTIIGWYYFGIANIKYLFGEKGMNPYRVIVILFIILGSMAKVDLVWNLSDLFNGLMAIPNLIAIIALYKLVKKVADASDRAKHKNL, from the coding sequence ATGGAGAATTTTAATTTGTTGGTACAGAATGTCAGTGGATTTGTTTGGAATAAGGTTTTAATACTACTTCTTATTGGTACAGGTATATTTTTTACTGTTGTTTTAAAATTTATACAAGTCAGGAAATTTGGTGAAGGTTACAAAAGAGCAGTAAAAGGTGTAAACTTAAACGGTGAAAGTGCTGGAGCAGACGGAATGAGTTCTTTCCAATCTTTAGCAACTGCTATTGCAGCTCAAGTTGGAACTGGTAACCTTGCTGGAGCAGCTACAGCTATCGCCTCAGGAGGTCCTGGAGCAATATTTTGGATGTGGGTTAGTGCTTTCTTTGGAATGGCAACTGTTTACGCTGAGGCAGTTTTAGGACAACTTTACAAACAAAGAGTGGACGGAGAGATTGTTGGAGGACCTGCTTACTATATCAGTGAAGGACTTGGAAAAAACAGATTTAGTAAAGGGCTTGCTATTTTCTTTGCTCTTTCTTGTGTCTTAGCTCTATCATTTATGGGAAATGCTGTTCAAGCTAACTCAATCGCTTCAGCTTTTAGTAATGTACTTTCTATAAAACCTATCTATATAGGAATCCCTATTGCTATTGTATCTGGATTTATTTTCTGGGGAGGAACTCAAAGAATAGCTTCTTTCACAGAAAAAGTTGTTCCTATAATGGCTGGATTATATGTTGGAGCTTCTATCCTTATAATTATATTTAATTTTTCACAAGTTATCCCAGCTTTCAAAATGATAATCACTGGTGCTTTTAATCCATCTGCTGTTTTAGGAGGAGCTACTGGTATTACAATAAAAGAGGCTGTTAGATTTGGAGTGGCAAGAGGATTATTCTCTAACGAAGCTGGTATGGGTTCTACTCCTCACGCTCACGCAGTTGCAAAAGTTGATAAACCTAGTCATCAAGGATCTGTTGCTATTATAACTGTTTTCATTGACACATTTGTAGTTTTAAACTGTACAGCTTTTGTTATTATTATGACTGGTGGAGTTGGAAGTGGATTTACTGGAATTACTCTTACTCAACTTGCTTTTAATAAAGTTTTAGGAAGTTACGGAGGAATATTTATAGCTATTTGTTTATTCTTCTTTGCTCTTTCTACTATTATTGGTTGGTACTATTTCGGTATCGCTAATATAAAATATCTTTTTGGAGAAAAAGGTATGAATCCATATAGAGTAATTGTAATATTATTTATAATTCTTGGTTCAATGGCAAAAGTTGATTTAGTATGGAATTTATCAGACCTATTTAATGGGCTTATGGCAATACCTAACCTAATTGCTATTATAGCTTTATACAAACTAGTTAAAAAAGTTGCTGATGCTAGTGACAGAGCTAAACATAAAAATCTGTAA
- a CDS encoding GrdX family protein, protein MSFTIVTNNKKVFNFFKETDEVVLLENEDICRVLAEVYKCILKGHKLLSDPIIYNLENSNNPFKSIIVSKDFTAENGISLNLIKGALNIGKKLPDISMENISEENLEEYKFIDLNLLINSIKELKNLNL, encoded by the coding sequence ATGTCATTTACAATAGTTACTAATAATAAAAAAGTTTTTAATTTTTTTAAAGAAACTGATGAAGTTGTGTTGCTAGAGAATGAGGATATTTGCAGAGTTTTAGCAGAAGTTTACAAGTGTATTTTAAAAGGGCATAAATTATTAAGTGATCCTATAATTTATAACTTAGAAAACTCTAATAATCCGTTTAAATCTATTATAGTTTCTAAAGATTTTACAGCAGAAAATGGTATATCTCTTAATTTAATAAAAGGAGCTCTTAATATAGGAAAAAAATTGCCAGATATCTCTATGGAGAATATTTCTGAAGAAAACCTAGAAGAGTATAAATTTATAGACTTAAATCTGCTTATAAATAGTATAAAAGAATTAAAAAATTTAAACTTATAA
- the nhaC gene encoding Na+/H+ antiporter NhaC, which translates to MKKETTSKVIKETKFIHALIPLVFLIISLGYTIRCTEASPHIPIIISGMLAACVAMFALNYEWSTILEGILETIKSSMEAALILLIIGMVVGSWIISGVVPTMIFYGLKIMDPSIFLPATVLLSLIAAIATGSSWSTAATIGIALMGVGAGLGIPAPITVGAIISGAYMGDKLSPLSDTTNLAPAMAGSNLFDHIKSMLATTIPAFIITMIIFTFMGMKYSEIEVDASVLDSILSTLTSEFTITPILFIVPIITIGLVVKKVPAIPGLLFGSIMGGVVAVFVQKVSLRDFVTALQVGYVSNSGNQMVDDLLTRGGMNSMVSTVALIICSLFLGGVMERTGMLNAIAMKIMSIANSTGSLILSTLLTAFAVNMLAAEQYLSIVITGRIFKDVYRERNLDPVTLSRALEDSGTMTSPLIPWNTCGAYMIATLGIAPWVYVPYCFMNLISPVISCIYGYTGFTIKYLDKDTVKKPNIKHIFATLISFAK; encoded by the coding sequence ATGAAAAAAGAAACAACATCAAAAGTAATCAAAGAAACAAAATTTATTCACGCTTTAATACCATTAGTATTTTTAATAATTTCATTAGGATATACAATAAGGTGTACTGAGGCTTCTCCACATATTCCAATTATAATATCTGGAATGTTAGCTGCTTGTGTGGCTATGTTTGCATTAAACTATGAATGGTCTACTATATTAGAAGGAATTCTTGAAACAATTAAATCATCTATGGAAGCTGCCTTAATATTATTAATTATCGGAATGGTTGTAGGAAGTTGGATTATTTCTGGGGTTGTTCCTACTATGATTTTCTATGGTCTTAAAATAATGGATCCAAGTATATTTTTACCAGCTACTGTTTTATTATCTCTTATCGCTGCTATTGCAACTGGAAGTTCTTGGAGTACAGCTGCTACAATCGGTATCGCTTTAATGGGAGTTGGAGCTGGACTTGGAATACCTGCACCCATAACAGTTGGAGCTATTATATCTGGAGCATATATGGGAGACAAACTTTCTCCTCTATCAGATACAACTAACCTTGCACCAGCTATGGCAGGTTCTAATCTATTTGATCATATAAAATCAATGTTAGCTACTACTATACCAGCTTTTATTATCACTATGATAATATTTACTTTTATGGGAATGAAATATTCTGAAATAGAAGTTGACGCATCAGTACTTGATTCTATACTTTCAACTTTAACTTCTGAATTTACTATAACACCAATTTTATTTATAGTACCAATAATCACAATTGGACTTGTAGTAAAAAAAGTTCCAGCTATACCAGGACTTTTATTTGGAAGTATAATGGGTGGAGTTGTTGCAGTATTTGTTCAAAAAGTATCTCTTAGAGATTTTGTTACAGCTTTACAAGTTGGATATGTTTCTAATTCTGGAAACCAAATGGTAGATGATCTGCTTACTCGTGGTGGAATGAATAGTATGGTAAGTACAGTGGCTCTTATTATCTGTTCTCTATTCTTAGGTGGAGTAATGGAAAGAACTGGAATGTTAAACGCTATCGCTATGAAAATAATGAGCATTGCTAATTCAACAGGAAGTTTAATTCTTTCTACACTGCTTACAGCTTTTGCTGTAAATATGCTAGCTGCTGAACAATATCTTTCAATAGTAATTACTGGAAGAATTTTCAAAGATGTATATAGAGAAAGAAATCTTGATCCAGTTACTCTTTCAAGAGCTTTAGAGGATTCTGGTACAATGACTTCTCCTCTTATCCCTTGGAACACTTGTGGAGCTTATATGATAGCAACACTTGGTATCGCTCCTTGGGTTTATGTGCCATACTGCTTTATGAATTTAATTAGTCCTGTTATATCTTGTATCTATGGATATACTGGATTTACTATTAAATATTTAGATAAAGATACTGTAAAAAAGCCTAATATAAAACATATATTTGCAACTCTTATTAGCTTTGCAAAATAA
- a CDS encoding histidine triad nucleotide-binding protein codes for MATIFTKIINREIPASIVYENDKVLAFKDINPQAPIHILVIPKKEIPTINDIKEEDRELIGEMYLAIAKIAKDLGIAEEGYRVITNCNEYGGQEVFHIHFHLLGGKKLGTLV; via the coding sequence ATGGCTACAATTTTTACAAAAATTATTAATAGAGAGATCCCAGCTAGTATAGTTTATGAAAATGATAAAGTTCTAGCTTTTAAAGATATTAACCCTCAAGCTCCTATTCATATATTAGTAATCCCTAAAAAAGAGATACCTACTATCAATGATATAAAAGAAGAAGACAGAGAGTTAATCGGTGAAATGTATCTAGCTATTGCAAAAATTGCAAAAGATTTAGGAATAGCGGAAGAAGGTTACAGAGTAATCACTAACTGTAATGAATATGGTGGACAAGAAGTATTTCATATCCACTTCCATCTACTAGGTGGAAAAAAATTAGGTACATTAGTATAA
- the rpiB gene encoding ribose 5-phosphate isomerase B, with protein MKIALGCDHGGYELKEKVKSHLEKKGYEVLDLGCHSTESVNYPVYGKAVGEAVAKKEADYGVVICGTGIGISIAANKVKGVRAALCMNTTMARLTREHNDANVLAFGARMVGDVLALEMVDTFLTTAFEGGRHVARVEMLED; from the coding sequence ATGAAAATTGCTTTAGGTTGCGACCACGGTGGATATGAATTAAAAGAAAAAGTAAAATCTCATTTAGAAAAAAAAGGATATGAAGTTCTTGATTTAGGTTGTCATTCAACAGAATCTGTTAACTATCCAGTTTATGGAAAAGCTGTTGGAGAAGCTGTTGCTAAAAAAGAAGCTGACTACGGAGTTGTTATCTGTGGAACAGGTATAGGAATTTCTATCGCTGCTAATAAAGTTAAAGGTGTAAGAGCTGCTCTTTGTATGAATACTACAATGGCTAGACTTACTAGAGAACATAACGACGCTAACGTTTTAGCTTTCGGTGCTAGAATGGTTGGAGATGTATTAGCTCTTGAAATGGTTGATACTTTCCTTACTACAGCTTTCGAAGGTGGAAGACACGTTGCTAGAGTAGAAATGTTAGAAGACTAA
- a CDS encoding FKBP-type peptidyl-prolyl cis-trans isomerase codes for MSEGKVVTVEFKVYDNDTNELLEDTKEVGPFFYIQGMGAFVPKIEEVLTGQKAGYKDTVSLTVEEGYGERDEELVVEMDRKDFVEFEDIYVGLDFIADLEDGSEQSFVITKVEDDVVTADGNHPFAGRNVRFELEVLGVREATDKELEFGEPLFEGF; via the coding sequence ATATCTGAAGGTAAAGTTGTTACTGTTGAGTTTAAAGTATATGACAATGACACTAACGAATTATTAGAAGATACTAAAGAAGTTGGACCTTTCTTCTATATTCAAGGTATGGGAGCTTTCGTTCCAAAAATCGAAGAAGTTTTAACTGGTCAAAAAGCTGGATATAAAGATACAGTTTCTTTAACTGTTGAAGAAGGATACGGAGAACGTGACGAAGAATTAGTTGTTGAAATGGACAGAAAAGACTTCGTTGAATTTGAGGATATCTATGTTGGACTTGACTTTATAGCTGACTTAGAAGATGGTTCTGAGCAATCTTTCGTTATCACAAAAGTTGAAGATGATGTTGTTACAGCTGATGGAAACCACCCATTTGCTGGAAGAAATGTTAGATTTGAATTAGAAGTTTTAGGTGTTAGAGAAGCTACTGACAAAGAATTAGAATTTGGAGAACCTCTATTTGAAGGTTTCTAA
- a CDS encoding DJ-1/PfpI family protein, translating to MKSILVFLASGVEILEVSPFIDVFGWNSVVGDKGNPIKLETASFGKDIKCTWSLGLKTEIDLLVDEIDIDRFDALVIPGGFGMAGFFKDGKNPKIQDIIQKFYKKNKIIVGICTGAILLGEASVLQNKKATTYFLDNERYFSQLKKFGAIPIKDTIVRDENIFTTANPESALRMAFILLEILTDKKNCDLVKENMGYKI from the coding sequence TTGAAAAGTATTTTAGTTTTTCTGGCTAGTGGAGTTGAAATTTTAGAAGTTTCTCCATTTATAGATGTCTTTGGTTGGAACTCAGTTGTTGGAGATAAAGGAAATCCTATCAAATTGGAAACTGCTTCTTTTGGAAAAGATATCAAATGTACTTGGAGCCTTGGTCTAAAAACAGAGATCGATTTATTAGTAGATGAAATTGATATAGACAGGTTTGATGCTCTTGTAATCCCAGGTGGATTTGGCATGGCAGGATTTTTTAAAGATGGTAAAAATCCAAAAATCCAAGATATTATTCAAAAATTTTATAAAAAAAATAAAATTATAGTTGGGATTTGTACTGGAGCTATACTTTTAGGAGAGGCTTCTGTTTTACAAAATAAAAAAGCTACAACATATTTCCTTGATAATGAGAGATATTTTAGTCAGCTTAAAAAATTTGGTGCTATACCTATAAAAGATACTATAGTCCGTGATGAAAATATTTTTACAACTGCAAATCCTGAGTCAGCACTCAGAATGGCATTTATTTTACTAGAGATTTTAACAGATAAAAAAAATTGTGACCTAGTCAAAGAAAATATGGGATATAAAATTTAA